The Thermoanaerobacter uzonensis DSM 18761 sequence AAAACTAAAAACATCTAAAAAGGAGCGTTTATATAGGTTAAGAGTTGGAGACTATAGATTGATTTTTGAGATTGACAACGTAGATTTTGCTATTAAAGTGAAAGCTTTTGATACAAGAGGAGGTATATATAAATAAATGAAAAAAGGGGCAAGGTCTTTCTTGCTCCTTTTAGATATTATAGGGCAGTTTTTTTCTCCCTTCAAAATAATAAAGAGTATTTATCCCGTATGATTTTACGTAAGCATAAGCTTTGTCAAAATCTCTTGCCACATCGTAAGGATTATGGGCATCAGAATTTACTACAATAGGTATATTATATCTCTTGATCATTCCCATTATTTCTTTTGAAGGGTATATTTCCCCAACAGGCTTTCTAAAGCCTGCAGTAGAAACTTCAATTACTATACCTGTTTTAGAGATTTC is a genomic window containing:
- a CDS encoding type II toxin-antitoxin system RelE family toxin encodes the protein MGYKIIIDKKVLKELKKRDKKTVRRIVDAISKLPFEGDIKKLKTSKKERLYRLRVGDYRLIFEIDNVDFAIKVKAFDTRGGIYK